The DNA sequence AGGTGACGCAACCCATCTGCAGGCTTTCGGCCAGCCGGGGCTCGAAGCGCTCGCCGATGATGACCTCGGTACTGCCGCCGCCGATATCGATCACCAAACGCCGGCCACCGTCGTCCGCCAGGGTATGGGCCACCCCGAGGTAGATCAGCCGCGCCTCCTCGCGCCCCCCGATGATTTCCACCGGGTGGCCCAGCGCGTCTTCCGCCGCTTCCAGGAAACCGCGGGCGCCGCGCGCCTTGCGCAGGGTGTTGGTGCCGAGCGCCCGGACGCTGCCCGGGGGAAGGTTGCGCAGGCGCTGGCCGAACCGCCGCAGGCAGTCGAGTGCCCGTTGCTGCGCTTCCTCCGACAACCGGTTGCGCGCGTCCAGCCCGCTGGCCAGGCGCACGGTCTCCTTCAGGCGATCCACGGTGATGATCTCACCGTCGTGCCAGCGCGCCACCAGCATGTGGAAGCTGTTCGAGCCCAAATCTACTGCCGCAACCGTGTCGAAATTCAAGGTACCCCCTGCTGCGGTCCGGCCCACGCCGGCTTCCGCGTGAGCCGTTAGAGCTTGCGCAGCGCGTACTGCGGAAGTTTCCAGAGCAATTCCATCGAACCCGGCGTGATCGCCCCCCGGCAGCGCAATGCACAGGCCGAGCCCTTCTCCATCGGCACCGGTGCCGCGCCGGTGGCACAGAGCCAGTGCCCGATCAGCCCGGACAGGTCGGGCTCGTGCCCGACCAGCACTGCGCTCTCCCCGACCCGCAGCCGCGGCTCGACCCAGGCGGAAAGGCGATCGCGGCGCCAGGGCGGACCCAGCTCCTCGAGCGCCTCCACCGGGCGGCCGAAGACCTCCGCCACCCCCTCCGCGGTTTGCCGCGCTCGCAGGTACGGGCTGGTCCAGACGTGATCCACCTGCTTCAGCAGGCGGCCCAGGCCGCGGGCCGCCTCGCGGTTGCGCTCGACACCGACGGCGGTCAGCGGTCGCTCGCGGTCCGGACGACCCGTGTCATGCAGAAAGCGCTCCGGGTCGCCCGCCTGGGCATGCCGGATCAGGATCAGTAACCGCTCTCCCGGTTCCAGCCGTGTCTTCATCGCTGCTTCATCTGCTGGACGACCCTTCATCAACGCATATCGACGCTCGGGAACCGCTCGCGGCGCCACGCCGGTCCGTGCAAGCCCCCGGCGGGAACGCTACCATGAATGGGGTCGCCGCACCCACTCCCCGAGGTCATCCGGATGTGCCGCCATCTCGCCTATGTTGGCCCGGAGGTTCCGCTGCAGGATCTGCTGTTGCGACCGCCGCACAGCCTGCTCCGCCAAGCCACGGAACCCGGGGAACTGCGCTATGCCCGCATCAATGCAGACGGCTTCGGGTTCGGGTGGTACGGCGAGGATGACATCGCGGTCGTCTACCGCCGCGCGGAGCCGATCTGGCAGGATCCCAACCTGCGTGACCTGGCGCGCAACCTGTACGCAGACCTGTGGGTCGCAGCGGTCCGCAGTGCGTCACCGGGCTTCGGGGCAGACGTGGTCAACGCCCAGCCTTTCGCCAGCGGCGATCTGTTGTTCAGCCACAACGGCCTGATCGAGGGTTTCCGCCCCTCGGTGCGCCGCCAGATCCAGGAGTTGCTCGATCCGGATGTCGAGGCCGAGATCCTCGGCACCACCGACTCCGAATACCTGTTCGCGCTGATCCGCCAGTTGCTGCTGGACGACGACAACCTGAGCCTGGAAGGAGCCCTGATGGAAGCTTTCTCGAGCGTGCAGCCCGCCGGTAAGGCACTGTTCAACGTGATCCTGACCGACGGAGAACGGCTGGTGGCGAGCCGCCACGCGGTGAACGATCCGAGCCCCAGCCTCTACTACACGCTGGACGACGAATCCTTCCCCGAGGGCGCGGTGGTGATCGCCTCCGAACCGCTGACCGACCCGGAACGCTGGCACAGCATTCCGGAAAATCATTTGTTGGTAGTGGTCCCCGATGACCCCCCGGAACTGTTTGCGCTCTGAGCCCGACCATACGGCGCTCGTCCTGCGCCCCCGCGAGAACCGGAGGGTTTCGCCCCCCTATACTTCAACTGCCTGCGTGCAGAACTACCCAACCGAGGTTCGAATGTCCCGAATTCTGCTGCCCCTCACCCTGCTCGCCACCCTGCTGGCCTTGCCGCTGACCGCGCCGGCCGACGACGGTTCGACACTGCTGAACGTCACCGCCCAGGCCCAGGGAGACTTCGACAACGACCGAATGACCGTACAGTTGCGCGTGGAACGCCGTGCCGCCGAGGTGAGCGATGCGGTGGCCGAGGTCAACCGCAGGATGCGCGCCGCGCTCGACCGTCTCGAGCGTGAACCCGAAATCGATACGCGCACGCTGCGCTACTCGACCAGTCCGATCTATGATCGCGACCGCAGCCGCACCGAACCCGTAGCCTGGCAGGTCGAACAGGTGCTCGAACTCAAGGGCGGGGATTTCGAACGGATCGCCGGTCTCGCCGGGGAACTGCAGCAGCACGGATTGACCATCGCCCAGATCCATTTCTCGCTGAGCCCGGAGAAGCGCGCGCAGCATCACCGCGAGCTGCTGCTCGAGGCAATCGGCCGCTGGCAGCGCATCGCCCAGGACATGGGGGCCGCGATCGGGGCCTCGCATATCGTGCCCAAGGCACTGACCCTGCACGACGACGGCCTGCCAGGCCCCCGGCCGATGCTCGCGATGCGGGCGCAAGACACGGTCGAAGCCACCCCCGCGCTGGAGGCTGGACAGTCGACGCTGCAGGTCACCGTATCCGGCGAAGCACGCGCATACGGCGCCGCAACGCTGCGCACCCTGGAACGGCGTTGACCCCCGCGCCGGTTCAGGGCGCCAGCAGCAGGTCCAGGCGGCCGTCGTCGACTTGCAGCGCCTCGATCCCTGCACCCAGCGCGGCCAAGCCGCTGGTGGCCAGCAGATCCTGGCCCTTGAGGCCGCCGAGCCAGGCGTCGGGGAGTGGCACGCCCGCCACGCTCACGCCCACCAGCCGGGCCTGCACGCGCTCGTCCCGCGTCAGCAGTT is a window from the Thioalkalivibrio paradoxus ARh 1 genome containing:
- a CDS encoding SixA phosphatase family protein, which encodes MKTRLEPGERLLILIRHAQAGDPERFLHDTGRPDRERPLTAVGVERNREAARGLGRLLKQVDHVWTSPYLRARQTAEGVAEVFGRPVEALEELGPPWRRDRLSAWVEPRLRVGESAVLVGHEPDLSGLIGHWLCATGAAPVPMEKGSACALRCRGAITPGSMELLWKLPQYALRKL
- a CDS encoding SIMPL domain-containing protein (The SIMPL domain is named for its presence in mouse protein SIMPL (signalling molecule that associates with mouse pelle-like kinase). Bacterial member BP26, from Brucella, was shown to assemble into a channel-like structure, while YggE from E. coli has been associated with resistance to oxidative stress.), with protein sequence MSRILLPLTLLATLLALPLTAPADDGSTLLNVTAQAQGDFDNDRMTVQLRVERRAAEVSDAVAEVNRRMRAALDRLEREPEIDTRTLRYSTSPIYDRDRSRTEPVAWQVEQVLELKGGDFERIAGLAGELQQHGLTIAQIHFSLSPEKRAQHHRELLLEAIGRWQRIAQDMGAAIGASHIVPKALTLHDDGLPGPRPMLAMRAQDTVEATPALEAGQSTLQVTVSGEARAYGAATLRTLERR
- the egtC gene encoding ergothioneine biosynthesis protein EgtC — its product is MCRHLAYVGPEVPLQDLLLRPPHSLLRQATEPGELRYARINADGFGFGWYGEDDIAVVYRRAEPIWQDPNLRDLARNLYADLWVAAVRSASPGFGADVVNAQPFASGDLLFSHNGLIEGFRPSVRRQIQELLDPDVEAEILGTTDSEYLFALIRQLLLDDDNLSLEGALMEAFSSVQPAGKALFNVILTDGERLVASRHAVNDPSPSLYYTLDDESFPEGAVVIASEPLTDPERWHSIPENHLLVVVPDDPPELFAL